A genomic window from candidate division WOR-3 bacterium includes:
- a CDS encoding ABC transporter ATP-binding protein — MSEIILRAEGLYKSFNSPNGKIEVLKGVDLVIRKGDKILIQGPSGSGKTTLLMLLSFLDRPDSGKIFYMEELISLEDERKLSLLRNEKFGFIFQFYNLIRELNALENVMVPLLIRGESVKKAKEKAKIVLEMVGLSEKIYSFPTEMSGGEEQRVAIARAIVGEPEIIFADEPTGSLDEKNALKVMEILFDLVYKNNVSLIMVSHNPLWTKYFNLSYYLQEGRLKLIK; from the coding sequence ATGAGTGAAATTATTTTAAGAGCGGAAGGTCTTTATAAGAGTTTCAATTCTCCAAATGGTAAAATTGAAGTATTAAAAGGAGTGGATTTAGTTATAAGAAAGGGTGATAAAATTCTTATTCAGGGTCCTTCTGGTTCAGGTAAAACAACTCTTTTAATGCTTCTTTCTTTTCTTGACAGACCTGATAGTGGTAAAATTTTTTATATGGAAGAACTTATTTCCTTGGAAGATGAAAGAAAGTTATCTTTATTAAGGAATGAAAAATTTGGATTTATATTCCAATTTTATAATTTAATAAGAGAATTGAATGCCCTTGAAAATGTTATGGTTCCTCTTTTGATAAGGGGAGAAAGTGTTAAAAAAGCAAAGGAAAAAGCAAAGATAGTTCTTGAGATGGTTGGATTAAGTGAAAAAATATATTCTTTTCCTACAGAGATGTCAGGAGGAGAGGAGCAAAGGGTAGCAATAGCAAGAGCAATCGTTGGGGAACCTGAAATAATTTTTGCTGATGAACCAACTGGTAGTCTTGATGAAAAGAATGCTTTAAAAGTTATGGAGATTCTCTTTGACCTTGTGTATAAAAATAATGTATCTTTGATTATGGTTTCACATAATCCTTTATGGACAAAATACTTTAATTTATCTTATTATTTACAAGAAGGAAGGTTAAAATTAATAAAATGA
- a CDS encoding UvrB/UvrC motif-containing protein: MKEKMEKICEKCKKNKAEVKLVIYEGGKKQVLELCKECAEKESIGISPSPYPVPKKENPVLKPEEDLACVNCGLKFSEFLKITKFKCEKCYESFEPNISKIIYDYHKAKEHKGKIYKGVYEPNKEFRLRVLKRALEEAINREEFERAARLRDLIKEVEKGNDT; encoded by the coding sequence ATGAAAGAAAAAATGGAAAAAATTTGTGAAAAATGTAAAAAGAATAAAGCAGAGGTAAAACTTGTTATTTACGAAGGTGGTAAAAAGCAAGTTCTTGAACTCTGTAAAGAATGTGCTGAAAAGGAGTCTATAGGGATTTCTCCTTCTCCATATCCTGTCCCTAAAAAAGAAAATCCTGTTTTAAAACCTGAGGAAGATCTTGCTTGTGTAAATTGTGGTTTAAAATTTTCTGAATTTTTAAAAATAACCAAATTTAAGTGTGAAAAATGTTATGAAAGTTTTGAACCAAATATAAGTAAGATAATCTATGATTATCATAAAGCAAAGGAGCATAAAGGTAAAATTTATAAGGGAGTTTATGAGCCCAATAAGGAATTCAGGTTGAGAGTTTTAAAAAGAGCACTGGAAGAAGCGATAAATAGGGAGGAATTTGAAAGAGCTGCTCGACTCAGAGACCTTATAAAGGAGGTGGAAAAAGGAAATGATACCTGA